A genomic region of Bernardetia sp. ABR2-2B contains the following coding sequences:
- a CDS encoding pyridoxal-dependent decarboxylase → MNNILQSDSENIESILQKVASQGTDYLKNINDRPTSSKFDSKEKLNLDEQGLGTIQALELFNQRFESTMVASSGSRFWGYVTGGSTPASLVGDWLATIYDQNTQATNGNGDISANIELETINLLLELFELPKEFLGGFVTGATMSNFTCLAVARQWIGKNYKDNQGNNSPKDIAKEGVREEIAVLSATPHSSAIKAISLLGMGSTKIISVKTLEGNRETISIPDLKKVIESLNGKPFILLSSGGTVNTVDFDDFEAINKLKTKYNFWWHIDAAFGGFAACSEKTKHLVKGWENADSITIDCHKWLNVPYESAIFLVKKEYSILQTEAFQNSNAPYLGNPFENFSYLNVLPENSRRLKALPAWFTLMAYGKEGYRDIVENCIDLANYFGQKITDSNDLELLAPIHLNNICFSLKKSNNEDNQDEVTLFLKKLNDTGKVFMTPTFYGSRKGIRASFVNWRTEKEDVDLVFEEMNQIILNFRITF, encoded by the coding sequence AAGTTAAATCTTGATGAGCAAGGTTTAGGAACAATACAAGCATTAGAGTTATTTAATCAACGATTCGAATCTACGATGGTAGCTTCTTCGGGTTCAAGATTTTGGGGATATGTAACAGGGGGCTCTACACCTGCATCTCTTGTAGGCGATTGGTTGGCAACTATTTATGACCAAAATACACAAGCTACAAATGGGAATGGAGATATTTCTGCAAATATTGAATTAGAAACTATCAATTTATTACTAGAGTTATTTGAGCTTCCAAAAGAGTTTTTAGGTGGTTTTGTAACAGGAGCAACCATGTCTAATTTTACGTGTTTGGCAGTAGCAAGACAATGGATAGGCAAAAATTACAAAGACAATCAAGGAAATAATTCACCGAAAGATATAGCAAAAGAAGGAGTTAGAGAAGAAATTGCAGTTTTGTCAGCTACTCCACACTCATCAGCTATCAAAGCAATTTCTTTATTAGGAATGGGAAGTACAAAAATTATTTCTGTCAAAACACTAGAAGGAAATAGAGAAACGATTTCAATTCCAGATTTAAAAAAAGTTATTGAATCTCTAAATGGAAAACCCTTTATTTTGCTTTCAAGTGGAGGAACAGTAAATACAGTTGATTTTGATGACTTTGAAGCCATAAATAAACTAAAAACGAAATATAATTTTTGGTGGCATATTGATGCTGCCTTTGGTGGTTTTGCAGCTTGTTCAGAGAAGACAAAACATTTGGTAAAAGGTTGGGAGAATGCAGATAGTATTACCATAGATTGCCATAAATGGCTAAACGTTCCTTATGAAAGTGCAATTTTTTTAGTAAAAAAAGAATATAGCATTTTACAAACTGAAGCATTTCAAAATTCGAATGCACCTTATTTAGGAAACCCATTTGAAAATTTTAGTTATCTCAATGTATTGCCTGAAAACTCTAGGCGTTTGAAAGCTCTTCCTGCTTGGTTTACACTTATGGCGTATGGAAAAGAGGGTTATAGAGATATAGTAGAAAATTGTATTGATTTGGCAAACTATTTTGGTCAGAAAATTACGGATAGCAATGATTTGGAGTTATTAGCACCAATTCATTTGAATAATATTTGTTTTTCATTGAAGAAAAGTAACAATGAAGATAATCAAGATGAAGTTACACTTTTTTTGAAAAAGCTAAATGATACAGGAAAAGTATTTATGACTCCTACTTTTTATGGAAGTAGAAAAGGAATTAGAGCTTCTTTTGTAAATTGGAGAACAGAAAAAGAAGATGTAGATTTAGTTTTTGAGGAAATGAATCAGATTATTTTAAATTTTAGAATTACTTTTTGA